CGCGGGGTCGTTCCTGCTGCTGTTCGTCGAAGCGATTGCCGACCTGGGCAACCCGCTCGTGATGGGCGGCAACTTCGAGGTGCTGTCCACGCGCATCTACGTTTCAATCGTGGGGCTGTACAACACCACGGCGGCGGCGGTGCTCTCGGTGATCTTGCTGGTGCCGTCGCTGCTGGTGTTCGTCGTGCAGCGCTACTGGATCAGCCGCACGTCGGTCGTGTCGATCACCGGCAAGCCCAGCGGCACGCCGCACCAGATCACGCACCCGTTGGTGCGCTGGCCACTGTTTGCCGTAGCAATGACCGTCACCGGCCTGGTGTTCCTGATCTACGGCACGATATTCGTCGGGGCGTTCACGCAGATCATCAACGTCAACAACACCTTCACGTTGGAGCACTTCGACTTCGTGATCAACGGTTACGGCTCCGATGCAATGAAGGACACCACGCAGCTCGCCGCCATCGCCACGCCAATCGCGGGCGTGCTCGGTATGCTGGTCGCGTTTCTGGTGGCGCGCAAGAAGTTCCTGGGGCGTAATGCGCTCGACTTTGCCACGATGCTCGGCATCGCCGTTCCTGGCACGATTCTGGGCATTGGCTACCTGCTGGTGTTCAACAGTGCGGTAGAGGTGACGCTGCCCATCATCGGCACGTTCACGCTGATCCCCAAGCTGACCGGCGGGCGGGCGGTGTTCGGAGGCGCGGCGGCGATCGTGTTGGTGTTTATCGTGCGCAGCGTTCCGGCGGCGCTGCGGTCGGGCGTGGCGGCGCTGTCGCAGATCGACCCGTCCATCGAGGAGGCGTCGATCAGCCTTGGCGCGGACAACTTTGGCACGTTCCGGCGGATCACCCTGCCGCTGGTGCGTCCGGCGTTTCTGTCCGGCCTCATTTACGCCTTCGCCCGTTCGATGACGACCATTTCCGCGATCATCTTCCTGACGACACCCAGGACGAAGATTATGACGCACCAGATCCTCAACGAAGTCGAAAATGGGCGTTATGGCAACGCGTTTGCGTATTGTGTGATTTTGATTTTGATCGTGCTGGCGGCTATCACCATCCTATCTGTTGCGATTGGCACGTCTTCCGGCGCGGAGAAAACGATAGAGGGGGGCGCGTAAATGATTGCAACGCAGGCCGGGACACTGGTCCTCGAAGATGTCTCGAAGGTCTTTCCCCAACGCGATGAGGGCGGCGAGGTCCGCGCAGTGGATGGCGTCTCACTCAGCATCGACGTGGGCGAGTTCGTGACGCTGCTCGGCCCGTCTGGCTGCGGCAAGACGACCACGCTGCGCCTGATTTCGGGCTTCGAGTTCCCCTCGTCGGGCCGCATCCTGCTGGACGGTAAGGACATCTCCAACCGCCCGCCAAACAAGCGCGACATGGCGATGGTGTTTCAGAGTTATGCGCTGTTCCCGCACATGACCGTCGCCAACAACGTGGCTTATGGGCTGCGCGTGCGGCACGTGGGCGGCCAGGAGATGAAGCAGCGCGTTGCGCACGTGCTGGACCTGATGGGCCTCGCCGGGCTGGCCGAACGCCGTCCGCACGAGATGTCCGGCGGGCAGCAGCAGCGCGTGGCGCTGGCGCGCTCGCTGGTCGTGGAGCCGCGCGTGCTGCTGTTCGACGAGCCGCTCTCAAATCTGGATGCCAAGCTGCGCGTGCAGATGCGCAGTGAGATTCGCAACATCCAGCGGCGACTGAACATCACCAGTGTGTACGTGACGCATGATCAGGTCGAGGCGATGGCGCTCTCCGACCGGATCGTGGTCATGAACGATGGGCATATCGAGCAGATGGGCACGCCGGAAGAAATCTACCGCCGCCCTGTGTCGCGCTTCGTGGCGGACTTCATCGGGCGCGCGAACTTCGTCGAGGGCACGATCCGCGATGTCAGCGGCGAGCGCGCGACGGTGTCGCTGCTCGGTCAGACGGCCACGATCAGTGCGGGCTTTCAGCCGCGCCCCGGCGACGACGTGACGGTCGTGCTGCGTCCCGAATCGCTCGTGCTGCGTGCCGATCCTGCTCTGGAGCAGGTGCGTGTCGAGCAGGTGATGTACCTGGGGTCGTCGGTCGAGTACCAACTGGCGCGCGGCGACCAGCACCTGATCGCGGTCGACACCGATCCGCGCTCCGACCAGATCTTCCGCGAGGGCGAATCGGCGGGCCTGACCTTCGAGCCAGAGTTGGTGCACATTCTCCCCGCCAGTGCGTAGGTGCACTCGCCGTTGACGAATAAAAAAGGCCCGCAAGTGCAATCAGCTTGCGGGCCTTTTGATACCTGATGGGCAGGTTGTCGCCCTGTTACTGGACCGAGTGCCGCCGGAACAGCCACGCCGTGATCGGAACAGAGACGACGATGATCGCGATCGACCAGACCACCGACAGCCATGCGGAATCGCCGAGCGGCGTGCCGACCAGCCACGCCCGGATCGCGTTGATCGTATGGGTCAGAGGTTGGTTTTCGGCAAATGTTCGGATAAGTTTCGGCATCGTCTCCGTCGGCACGAACGCGCTGGACACAAACGTCAGCGGGAAGATCAGCATGAAGCCCACCCACTGCGCGGCCTCCAGGCTCTTGACCAGAAGCCCCAGAATGGCCGACAGCCACGAGATCGCCAGCGTGAACAACAACGACAGCCCGATCACGAGCAGCCATTCCGTCAGGCTTGCACTAGGGCGGAACCCCACCGCGAACCCGGCCAGGATGATGATGATGCCCGAAATGACGTTGCGCACCAGATCGGCGGCGATGTGCCCGACAACCAGGGCAATGCTGGACATGGGCAACGACCGGAAGCGGTCCACCACGCCTTCCTTCATGTCCACCGCGAGGTTGATCGTCGTGTAGTTGGCTCCGAAAGCCAACGTCTGGATCAGGATACCGGCGAACAGATAATTCGCATAGCTCACCTCGCCCGTGTCAATCGCGCCGCCGAGCACATAGCGGTTCAGCAGCATGAACATGATCGGGAACAGAATCAGCGACAGCACCTGATCGAGGCTGCGGACGATGTGCATCGTGCTGCGCTTCGTCATAATCCATGAATCGGAGATCAGCCAGAAGACCGACGAGCGGCACTCAGCCAGCGGCGGCGACAGGAATGCATTGTCAGCCACGCGTGGCGACGGGAGCGTAGTCTCAGCCATGAATGCTCTCTCCATCGTTGTGTACGCCATCTTTAGACATACCATTGTCGGTCAGGAACATGAATACGTCGTCGAGCGTTGGGCGGCGCATCGACACGCTTTCGACTTCGATCTGCGCGTCTTCCAGGCGCTGCAAAATCTGCTTGAGCGTGGTCGCGCCGTTGGTGGCCGCGATGGTCAGGATGCGCTGGTCCGCGACGGCCTGAAGCTGCTCGCCGTCCACAGCCTGCTGCGCCAGCGCAAAGTTGCTGTTGGGTGAAATGGTGAGATCAACGTGATCGGACCCAACGCGCGACTTAAGGGTGTTCGCATCGCCTTCCGCGATCACCCGCCCCTCGTCGATGACCACGATCCAGTCCGCGAGGTAATCGGCTTCGTCCATGTACTGTGTCGTCAGCAGAATGGTCGCGCCGCTGTTGGCCAGATTTTTGATCGCGGCCCACATGTTCAGGCGGCTTCGCGGGTCCAGGCCCGTCGTCGGCTCGTCCAGAAAGATCACCGGAGGCGCGGCGATGAGGCTCATCGCCAGGTCGAGGCGGCGCTTCATACCGCCGGAATAGGTCTTCACCGGGCGGCGGGCCGCATCGACCAGATCGAACTGTACCAGCAGCTCCTGCGTGCGGCGCTTGGTATCGGCCTGGCTCAGGCGGTACAGACGGCCCAGCATTTGCAGATTCTCTTCGCCGGTCAGGTAGATGTCCACCGCGGCGAACTGCCCCGTCAGGCCGATGCTGCTGCGGACTTCGCAGGCCTGCTTCACGACGTCGTAGCCGTTGACATAGACCTGTCCATCATCAGGCGGCAGCAGCGTGCTGAGGATGCGAATCGTAGTGGTTTTGCCCGCGCCGTTGGGACCGAGCAGCGCAAGGATCGAGCCGCGCCGGACCCTGAAGTCAATGCCGTGCAGCACCTTGAGATCCTTGAACGACTTCTGGAGATTTTGCACTACAATGGCATTGGCGGCGGTGTGAGTCGGTGTTGATTCCATAGCGTGGCCTCCGCAAGTTCACAATAGAGTAATTGTACATCCGTTCTATTATAAAGGAAAGCGAAATCGAACAAAACCCTGATTTTTTAGAGGATTTTATCATTTAATAGAAGGCGATGGATGGCCATCCGGGTGCGGAAAAAAACTGCGCCCCGGACCATCCGGAGCGCAGCTGATGACTGTACGACGTGCGCTGCACGCGCGGGTTACTTCGTGTCGGGGGTGTCCGTCGTGTCGTCACTTTCCGCGTCGTCGTCATCCTGCACGAAGAACGCGTCGGACTTGGTGGCAGCGGTGGCATCATCATCGTCCTGGACGAAAAAGGCATCTTTTTTGGCCGGTTCTTCAGCCGATTCGGGTAAAACGAGATGGACGGTTGTCGGTGTTTGCTCGTGTACAATATACTGGACGCCTTCGGGCAGCTTGGTGCCGGTGAAGGACTCAATCGCCCCGCGCGGATCGCTGAGCAGCAACTGCTTGAATTCCGGATCCTCGTGGGCTTTCTTGACGATGCTGGACCATTTGATACCGTTTGCCATCGTGACTCCTTTTGCCAGGTAGAACCAGACCTCACCTTAATGATACGGTTGGGTCGGGTATCATGCAATGCTTAGAGCG
This sequence is a window from Aggregatilinea lenta. Protein-coding genes within it:
- a CDS encoding NHLP leader peptide family RiPP precursor, yielding MANGIKWSSIVKKAHEDPEFKQLLLSDPRGAIESFTGTKLPEGVQYIVHEQTPTTVHLVLPESAEEPAKKDAFFVQDDDDATAATKSDAFFVQDDDDAESDDTTDTPDTK
- a CDS encoding ABC transporter ATP-binding protein produces the protein MIATQAGTLVLEDVSKVFPQRDEGGEVRAVDGVSLSIDVGEFVTLLGPSGCGKTTTLRLISGFEFPSSGRILLDGKDISNRPPNKRDMAMVFQSYALFPHMTVANNVAYGLRVRHVGGQEMKQRVAHVLDLMGLAGLAERRPHEMSGGQQQRVALARSLVVEPRVLLFDEPLSNLDAKLRVQMRSEIRNIQRRLNITSVYVTHDQVEAMALSDRIVVMNDGHIEQMGTPEEIYRRPVSRFVADFIGRANFVEGTIRDVSGERATVSLLGQTATISAGFQPRPGDDVTVVLRPESLVLRADPALEQVRVEQVMYLGSSVEYQLARGDQHLIAVDTDPRSDQIFREGESAGLTFEPELVHILPASA
- a CDS encoding ABC transporter permease gives rise to the protein MVRLARSRHVAEFRRIFQDPILFIGLLLVVAFIALAILAPIWAMVKESWTADGRELFDRYLGSPVYRTIIRNTLQMGLLVATLGTVLGFVMAYIQVKVAVPFKRLFHLIALVPVISPPFAVATAVLLLFGRNGMISKGIFNERYDIYGLDGLTLVLTLSYFTIAYLNMHGMMMALDPALDEAATNLGASKWRIFRTVTVPMLIPGIAGSFLLLFVEAIADLGNPLVMGGNFEVLSTRIYVSIVGLYNTTAAAVLSVILLVPSLLVFVVQRYWISRTSVVSITGKPSGTPHQITHPLVRWPLFAVAMTVTGLVFLIYGTIFVGAFTQIINVNNTFTLEHFDFVINGYGSDAMKDTTQLAAIATPIAGVLGMLVAFLVARKKFLGRNALDFATMLGIAVPGTILGIGYLLVFNSAVEVTLPIIGTFTLIPKLTGGRAVFGGAAAIVLVFIVRSVPAALRSGVAALSQIDPSIEEASISLGADNFGTFRRITLPLVRPAFLSGLIYAFARSMTTISAIIFLTTPRTKIMTHQILNEVENGRYGNAFAYCVILILIVLAAITILSVAIGTSSGAEKTIEGGA
- a CDS encoding ATP-binding cassette domain-containing protein, with the translated sequence MESTPTHTAANAIVVQNLQKSFKDLKVLHGIDFRVRRGSILALLGPNGAGKTTTIRILSTLLPPDDGQVYVNGYDVVKQACEVRSSIGLTGQFAAVDIYLTGEENLQMLGRLYRLSQADTKRRTQELLVQFDLVDAARRPVKTYSGGMKRRLDLAMSLIAAPPVIFLDEPTTGLDPRSRLNMWAAIKNLANSGATILLTTQYMDEADYLADWIVVIDEGRVIAEGDANTLKSRVGSDHVDLTISPNSNFALAQQAVDGEQLQAVADQRILTIAATNGATTLKQILQRLEDAQIEVESVSMRRPTLDDVFMFLTDNGMSKDGVHNDGESIHG
- a CDS encoding ABC transporter permease, producing MAETTLPSPRVADNAFLSPPLAECRSSVFWLISDSWIMTKRSTMHIVRSLDQVLSLILFPIMFMLLNRYVLGGAIDTGEVSYANYLFAGILIQTLAFGANYTTINLAVDMKEGVVDRFRSLPMSSIALVVGHIAADLVRNVISGIIIILAGFAVGFRPSASLTEWLLVIGLSLLFTLAISWLSAILGLLVKSLEAAQWVGFMLIFPLTFVSSAFVPTETMPKLIRTFAENQPLTHTINAIRAWLVGTPLGDSAWLSVVWSIAIIVVSVPITAWLFRRHSVQ